The genomic segment CTCTTTGGGAAGCACCACTGCCTTCTTCTCCCCGCACCAGCATCCCAGGAGCCCCTCTCCAAACCGTACATCACAGAAAATGTAACTATAGACATGGGAGAGCAACACCCACATATGCCATATGAACTCCCATCCTGCACAGCCACCTCCGCTCCCTGCCCCTCACCTTCCTCTCGGTCCTGCTGCACCAGCCTcatctcctccctgccctcggTCCCCACGTGGATCCGCTGCATGCGTTCCCGGAGGGAATCCAGCTCCATGCAGGAGTCCAGGGACTGTGCAGACACAGGCTCAGGGGTGAGGGCAGCGGTCCCAGCCGCACCCCCCATCCCCCAGTGGGCCCACCCTCGGGGGCTCACCCGCTTGCGGTTGatgcacagcagctcctggctgcagccGTTGCCGGCGGTGGCTTCGCAGAAGCACTGGTTCCCGGGTGACAAGGGCTTCAGCGAGCCTcggccccccggcccctcaTCCTGCTCACAGCCACAGCCGAAGACAAAGCTGGCGAGTGCGTGGCAGTGCGCCAAGAGGACGACAGCATGTACCAGCTCCGCCAGCGACCAGCTCCACTCACTGAttttcagcagcttctgcaggacACAGACAGACCAGCAATGCaacgcaggcaggcaggcagggtgccGGCACCCCCTGGGGATGGTGGTGTCCCCGCCACCACCCTGGTCCCTGGCTGATAGCCCCCCAACAATACCTCAATGTGCTCCTTGGTGATGAGCCATGGTCGGTGTGCCAGGATCTTGTTGATCTCGTTGAGGTTGCGAAGTTTGGGGGGGATGAAGTCGAGGCCGCGCAGCCACTGGGGATCACCCCCTGCCTGCAGGAACTGCAGCACATGCAGGTTCACCAGGTACCGGCACTGGTGCCGGGCGGCTGCCTGCAAGAGCAGCACGTCAGCATCCCTGTGCCACGCCGGCAGGACAGGTGTCCTGGGACCCTGCGCCCACCTCTCGCCCAAACTCCAGGACATCATGATTTtggctgctgcagagaagcCTGTGGCACAGGCTGTCTGCTGGATGGAGAGCGGGGAGCCTCACAGGGCTGAAGCAGAGCCCCCCGtcccctctgccagctcccagcgGGGCTCACCATGATGGCGATGTAATGCCGGCAGTCGAAGGGCAGCGGGCCGTCCATGTGCATCAGGTAGTGCTGCGTCTTGAGGAAGCTGTCGAGGTACTGTGGGTGGTAGCCCATCTGCTGGGTCACCG from the Gymnogyps californianus isolate 813 chromosome 9, ASM1813914v2, whole genome shotgun sequence genome contains:
- the LOC127019735 gene encoding sestrin-3-like isoform X1 — encoded protein: MIVCPQSVEHRRGSRCQRLPGQVVKMSGGDPERPQFLFVKVLASWGRLEAVTQQMGYHPQYLDSFLKTQHYLMHMDGPLPFDCRHYIAIMAAARHQCRYLVNLHVLQFLQAGGDPQWLRGLDFIPPKLRNLNEINKILAHRPWLITKEHIEKLLKISEWSWSLAELVHAVVLLAHCHALASFVFGCGCEQDEGPGGRGSLKPLSPGNQCFCEATAGNGCSQELLCINRKRVSPRGWAHWGMGGAAGTAALTPEPVSAQSLDSCMELDSLRERMQRIHVGTEGREEMRLVQQDREEGLSPLTDTDGEVTGATNLACYMQDPDFGYQDFARRDDDQTQVFRVQDYSWEDHGFSLVNRLYSDIGHLLDEKFRMVDGLQSSAMAKRQGCEPSVFKRGIWNYIHCMFGIRYDDYDYAEVNQLLERMLKVYIKTVTCYPEKTNSEMFDRFWKQFKHSEKVHVNLLILEARMQAELLYALQAITQYMIS